The Poriferisphaera corsica DNA segment CTGCTTGAGGAAGGTGAGCAGGAAGTCGTGCCGTTGTTGGGCGATATGCTTTGCGGCAGGGGTGTTGATGCGGTTGATGAGCAGGAGAAGTTTTTCGTGGAAATGATTGATGGTTGATGAGCGTGAGGATTTGTAGTCTTCGAATGAGGTGTGTTGTGTGGGTGATTCGTCGGGGGTATGGATGGGGGAATCATGTGCGCCGCCATAGGCGAAGGTGCGAGCGATGCCGATGGCGCCGAGGGCGTCGATGCGGTCGGCGTCTTGGACGATGCGGGCTTCGAGAGAATCAGGAGCGGTGTTGACGTGTGCGCCTTTGAAGGAGACTTGGGAGATGATGTGGAAGATTTGTTCGATTGTGGGATGGTCGAGGTTGAAGTTGAGGAGGATTTGTTGAAGTTTTTGCAGGTCTTTTTCAGGGGTTTCTGTGAGTTTGAAATCCGCGTAGTCGTGGAGGAGTGCGGCGGATTGGATGAGGAAGAGGTTGCCGCCTTCGAGAGATTGAAGGTGAGTTGAGAGCTTGAAGACGCGGGTGATGTGATGGTGATCGTGGCCGGTGGTGTCGTGTGCGTGGTGATCGGCGACGAGTTGCTGGATTTGGGTGATGATGGTTTGATCTTGGGTAATCATGGGCTATTCGATGGTTAGGGTAATATGAGGATCGGTATATCGTAAAGATAGTGTCGAGGATGGGATGGGGGGATTAGTCGTCG contains these protein-coding regions:
- a CDS encoding HD domain-containing protein; translated protein: MITQDQTIITQIQQLVADHHAHDTTGHDHHHITRVFKLSTHLQSLEGGNLFLIQSAALLHDYADFKLTETPEKDLQKLQQILLNFNLDHPTIEQIFHIISQVSFKGAHVNTAPDSLEARIVQDADRIDALGAIGIARTFAYGGAHDSPIHTPDESPTQHTSFEDYKSSRSSTINHFHEKLLLLINRINTPAAKHIAQQRHDFLLTFLKQFHNEWDCNIADK